A single genomic interval of Coregonus clupeaformis isolate EN_2021a chromosome 36, ASM2061545v1, whole genome shotgun sequence harbors:
- the cdca4 gene encoding cell division cycle-associated protein 4 isoform X2: MYSKGTKRTFSDGVDDKAVAASYSLQRQSLLDMSLIKLQLCHMLAEPNLCRSVLIANTVRQIQEEMAQDGSWQVVTEALGGSGHGPSDRLVDTEVLCQSPAPEQQDGGPKLYSVMGYDGCREEEVVTDKALCSVVVGDRAPSLLLGTIGHCWDRGELRVVEVEDEVSEDSGTGDEEETGSGEGTKMATGQLFGTFEIKNGAPESDPALEELFSDVDASYYDLDTMLTGMQSAPKMGPYDFLDSLASSHGPVSNSSCRADLNELDHIMEIIVGS, from the coding sequence ATGTACTCCAAGGGCACCAAACGCACGTTCTCTGACGGTGTGGACGACAAGGCGGTGGCGGCATCCTATAGCCTGCAGCGCCAGTCCCTACTGGACATGTCCCTGATCAAGCTGCAGCTGTGCCACATGCTGGCGGAGCCCAACCTGTGCCGCTCGGTGCTCATCGCCAACACGGTGCGCCAGATCCAGGAGGAGATGGCCCAAGACGGCAGCTGGCAGGTGGTCACCGAGGCCTTAGGTGGCTCTGGCCATGGCCCATCTGATCGCCTGGTGGACACTGAGGTTCTGTGCCAGTCGCCGGCGCCGGAGCAGCAGGACGGCGGTCCTAAGCTCTACTCAGTGATGGGCTACGACGGCTGCCGCGAGGAGGAAGTGGTGACGGACAAGGCACTGTGTTCTGTGGTTGTCGGCGACAGGGCCCCATCCCTCCTGTTGGGGACCATTGGCCACTGCTGGGACAGGGGGGAACTGAGAGTGGTGGAAGTGGAGGATGAGGTCAGCGAAGACTCAGGTACGGGGGACGAGGAGGAGACGGGGTCTGGGGAGGGGACTAAAATGGCAACGGGGCAGCTGTTCGGGACTTTCGAGATCAAGAACGGCGCCCCCGAGTCAGACCCGGCACTAGAGGAGCTGTTCTCTGACGTTGATGCCTCGTATTATGACTTGGACACCATGCTGACAGGCATGCAGAGTGCCCCAAAGATGGGGCCTTACGACTTTCTGGACAGCTTGGCCTCCTCACACGGCCCTGTGTCCAACTCCAGCTGTAGAGCCGATCTCAATGAACTTGACCACATTATGGAGATCATTGTGGGCTCATAG
- the cdca4 gene encoding cell division cycle-associated protein 4 isoform X1, with the protein MSKRGGRPVYMRHRRKGREKANMYSKGTKRTFSDGVDDKAVAASYSLQRQSLLDMSLIKLQLCHMLAEPNLCRSVLIANTVRQIQEEMAQDGSWQVVTEALGGSGHGPSDRLVDTEVLCQSPAPEQQDGGPKLYSVMGYDGCREEEVVTDKALCSVVVGDRAPSLLLGTIGHCWDRGELRVVEVEDEVSEDSGTGDEEETGSGEGTKMATGQLFGTFEIKNGAPESDPALEELFSDVDASYYDLDTMLTGMQSAPKMGPYDFLDSLASSHGPVSNSSCRADLNELDHIMEIIVGS; encoded by the exons ATGAGCAAAAGAGGAGGCCGCCCCGTATATATGCGTCACCGTAGGAAAGGTAGAGAAAA GGCCAACATGTACTCCAAGGGCACCAAACGCACGTTCTCTGACGGTGTGGACGACAAGGCGGTGGCGGCATCCTATAGCCTGCAGCGCCAGTCCCTACTGGACATGTCCCTGATCAAGCTGCAGCTGTGCCACATGCTGGCGGAGCCCAACCTGTGCCGCTCGGTGCTCATCGCCAACACGGTGCGCCAGATCCAGGAGGAGATGGCCCAAGACGGCAGCTGGCAGGTGGTCACCGAGGCCTTAGGTGGCTCTGGCCATGGCCCATCTGATCGCCTGGTGGACACTGAGGTTCTGTGCCAGTCGCCGGCGCCGGAGCAGCAGGACGGCGGTCCTAAGCTCTACTCAGTGATGGGCTACGACGGCTGCCGCGAGGAGGAAGTGGTGACGGACAAGGCACTGTGTTCTGTGGTTGTCGGCGACAGGGCCCCATCCCTCCTGTTGGGGACCATTGGCCACTGCTGGGACAGGGGGGAACTGAGAGTGGTGGAAGTGGAGGATGAGGTCAGCGAAGACTCAGGTACGGGGGACGAGGAGGAGACGGGGTCTGGGGAGGGGACTAAAATGGCAACGGGGCAGCTGTTCGGGACTTTCGAGATCAAGAACGGCGCCCCCGAGTCAGACCCGGCACTAGAGGAGCTGTTCTCTGACGTTGATGCCTCGTATTATGACTTGGACACCATGCTGACAGGCATGCAGAGTGCCCCAAAGATGGGGCCTTACGACTTTCTGGACAGCTTGGCCTCCTCACACGGCCCTGTGTCCAACTCCAGCTGTAGAGCCGATCTCAATGAACTTGACCACATTATGGAGATCATTGTGGGCTCATAG